AGGGCTCCGGCGTGGACGTGCTCATGGGCATCGGCGGCGCGCCCGAAGGCGTCATCGCCGCGGCGGCCATCCGCGCCACCGGTGGCGACATGCAGGGCCGGCTCGTGCCGCGCAACCAGGGCGAAATCGAGCGCGCCAAGAAGATGGGCATCGCCGACATCCACAAGATCTACGCCGCCGAGGAGCTGGCCCGCGGTGAGGTGATGTTCGCCGCCACGGGCGTGACCAGCGGCGACTTCCTCAAGGGCGTGCGCTTCTTCGGCGGTGGCTGTGAGACGCACTCCGTCGTCATGCGCAGCAAGACGGGCACCGTCCGCTTCATCCAATCCATCCACAAGTTCGACAAGAAGCCGGGCTACGCGCCGTAAGCTGTCCCCCAGCCTGAGTCCTTCACGCCTCCCGGAGACACCGTCATGGCCGGCGCCACGCGCACCATCACCATCAACGCCCCCGTCGAGAAGGTCTTCGACATCATCACGAACTACGACCGCTACGCGGAGTTCCTCCCGGAGGTGAAGAAGGTCTCCACCTCGCAGCGCCAGGGGAACACCGTCCAGGTGCACTACGAGGTCGATGTGGTGAAGCGCATCCGCTACACCATCCGCGTCACCGAGGAGCGCCCCAAGCGCATGTCCTGGACCTTCGTCGAGGGCGAGGTGATGAAGGACAACAAGGGCAGCTGGACGCTGGAGCCCGAGGGCGAGGGCAAGACGCGCGCCACCTACAACGTGGAGATGGCCCTGGGCGCCCTCATCCCCAAGGCCATCATCAACACCCTCACGGAGACCCAGCTCCCCAAGATGCTGGAGGCCTTCAAGCGTCGCGCGGAAGCCCCCTGACGGCTTTCGTCGACGGCCTCCGTCACCGCTGACGTTCCGCGTCAGCTCCCCGCCCGCCAGCCTGTCTTCCCACGCGGCCCACGCCGTGCAAGGGAGCAGGAGGGCGGGCGGGCCCTTTTCGGCTGGAGCCGTGCCGCGCGAGGGCAGGGGGGCCACCTGAAATGAGTCGTGTTGCGGCGCGCGGTGGGCGCATTAGGATCAGGCGAATTTTGAACGTCCACGGACGTCTCCCTGACATCCGTGGCACGGTTGCCCTGTCCCGGATGTCGGGAGCTG
Above is a window of Corallococcus caeni DNA encoding:
- a CDS encoding type II toxin-antitoxin system RatA family toxin — protein: MAGATRTITINAPVEKVFDIITNYDRYAEFLPEVKKVSTSQRQGNTVQVHYEVDVVKRIRYTIRVTEERPKRMSWTFVEGEVMKDNKGSWTLEPEGEGKTRATYNVEMALGALIPKAIINTLTETQLPKMLEAFKRRAEAP